One Micromonospora sp. FIMYZ51 genomic window carries:
- a CDS encoding GNAT family N-acetyltransferase has product MGNESLRVIGKDEDLAARLDAELTAFNKQATGADDEADLSVRVTGSDGALVAGLTGWTWGGCAGINMVWVRADRRGEGWGGRLLAAAEEEARRRGCTEISVASFSFQAPDFYRHHGYLDTGRREGIPGGHVDHQFWKSLVTDSAAAVRLVALVEYPAAAVEAGQRYEDTVLALLPRHGGRVERRLRTGDGHNEVHVIRFDTRAGYTAFLADPERAALRTALGEAAPNTRVLEVQEI; this is encoded by the coding sequence ATGGGGAACGAGAGCCTGCGGGTAATCGGCAAGGACGAGGACCTGGCCGCCCGGCTGGACGCCGAGCTGACCGCCTTCAACAAGCAGGCGACCGGCGCCGACGACGAGGCCGATCTTTCGGTACGGGTCACCGGGTCCGACGGTGCGCTGGTGGCCGGGTTGACCGGGTGGACCTGGGGCGGCTGCGCTGGGATCAACATGGTCTGGGTCCGCGCCGACCGGCGCGGCGAGGGCTGGGGCGGTCGGCTGCTGGCGGCGGCCGAGGAGGAGGCCCGGCGGAGAGGTTGCACGGAGATCTCGGTCGCCTCGTTCTCGTTCCAGGCCCCGGACTTCTACCGCCACCACGGCTATCTCGACACCGGCCGCCGGGAGGGCATCCCGGGCGGTCATGTGGATCATCAATTCTGGAAGTCGCTGGTCACCGACTCGGCTGCCGCGGTGCGCCTGGTCGCCCTGGTGGAGTATCCGGCCGCCGCAGTCGAGGCCGGCCAGCGGTACGAGGACACCGTGCTCGCCCTGCTCCCCCGGCACGGCGGCCGGGTCGAGCGGCGACTGCGCACCGGCGACGGGCACAACGAGGTGCACGTCATCCGGTTCGACACCCGGGCCGGCTACACGGCGTTCCTGGCCGACCCGGAACGCGCCGCGCTGCGGACCGCGCTGGGCGAGGCCGCGCCGAACACCCGGGTGCTGGAGGTGCAGGAAATCTGA
- a CDS encoding CoA ester lyase, translating into MAVVGRPRRSCLAVPGSSLKMLGKAQGLPADQVFLDLEDAVAPLAKPAARKNVVAALNEGDWAGKTRVVRVNDLTTPWTYRDVIDVVEGAGANLDCVLLPKVQDAAQVQWLDLTLTQLEKTLGLAVGGIGIEVQIENAAGLVNVDAIAAASPRIETIVFGPADFMASINMRSLAVGGLNPDYPGDPYHYILMRILMAARMHDKQAIDGPFLQIRDVAAFRAVAKRSAALGFDGKWVLHPGQIDAANEVYSPTQADYDHAELILDAYEHCTSEAGGKRGAVMLGDEMIDEASRKMALVIAAKGRAAGMTRTSTFTPPE; encoded by the coding sequence ATGGCCGTTGTTGGACGTCCCCGCCGATCCTGCCTCGCCGTGCCCGGGTCCAGTCTGAAGATGCTCGGCAAGGCGCAGGGCCTCCCCGCCGACCAGGTCTTCCTGGATCTGGAGGACGCGGTCGCGCCGCTGGCCAAGCCGGCGGCCCGGAAGAACGTGGTGGCCGCGTTGAACGAGGGCGACTGGGCGGGGAAGACCCGGGTGGTCCGGGTCAACGATCTGACCACGCCGTGGACCTACCGGGACGTGATCGACGTCGTGGAGGGGGCGGGCGCCAATCTGGACTGCGTGCTGCTGCCCAAGGTGCAGGACGCGGCCCAGGTGCAGTGGTTGGACCTGACCCTGACCCAACTGGAGAAGACGCTCGGCCTGGCGGTGGGCGGGATCGGCATCGAGGTGCAGATCGAAAACGCCGCCGGCCTGGTCAACGTCGACGCCATCGCCGCCGCCTCACCGCGGATCGAGACGATCGTCTTCGGCCCGGCGGACTTCATGGCTTCGATCAACATGAGGTCGCTGGCGGTCGGTGGGCTGAACCCGGACTACCCCGGCGACCCGTACCACTACATCCTCATGCGGATCCTGATGGCCGCCCGGATGCACGACAAGCAGGCCATCGACGGCCCGTTCCTACAGATCCGGGACGTGGCTGCGTTCCGTGCGGTGGCGAAGCGGTCGGCGGCGCTGGGCTTCGACGGCAAGTGGGTGCTGCACCCCGGGCAGATCGATGCCGCGAACGAGGTCTACTCGCCGACCCAGGCCGACTACGACCACGCCGAGTTGATTCTCGACGCGTACGAGCACTGCACCTCGGAGGCGGGCGGCAAGCGCGGCGCGGTGATGCTCGGCGACGAGATGATCGACGAGGCGTCCCGCAAGATGGCACTGGTGATCGCGGCCAAGGGGCGGGCCGCCGGGATGACGCGTACCTCGACCTTCACGCCGCCGGAGTGA
- a CDS encoding DUF4190 domain-containing protein: MTQPPPSGGWPDPASTGQPSSPPADPTLPVSPQQPIPQQPAGYDPYQPVTPYPSTDPYAGAKVDPGSTAYGPVGYPPPQPGYPPPQPGYGYPQRQTNSMAIVALVLSLIGIGSCITAPIGAIMGHVAMRQIRETGESGEGMAKAAIIVGWILTGLLALVIIGYVVAIGIAIASSSSS, translated from the coding sequence ATGACACAGCCCCCGCCGTCCGGCGGCTGGCCCGACCCCGCGTCGACCGGCCAGCCCTCCAGCCCGCCGGCCGATCCGACCCTGCCGGTGAGCCCGCAGCAACCCATACCGCAGCAGCCCGCCGGGTACGACCCGTACCAGCCGGTCACCCCCTACCCGAGCACCGATCCGTACGCCGGCGCGAAGGTGGACCCGGGCAGCACGGCGTACGGGCCCGTCGGCTACCCGCCGCCGCAGCCCGGCTACCCGCCGCCGCAGCCCGGCTACGGCTACCCGCAGCGGCAAACGAACTCGATGGCCATCGTCGCCCTGGTGCTCTCCCTGATCGGGATCGGCTCCTGCATCACCGCGCCGATCGGCGCGATCATGGGGCACGTGGCCATGCGCCAGATCCGGGAGACCGGCGAGAGCGGCGAAGGCATGGCGAAGGCGGCCATCATCGTCGGCTGGATCCTCACCGGCCTGCTCGCGCTGGTGATCATCGGCTACGTTGTCGCAATCGGGATCGCCATCGCCAGCTCATCCAGCAGTTGA
- a CDS encoding SDR family NAD(P)-dependent oxidoreductase, with protein sequence MAIDARAADRSGGRTRRDVSRPGVARRSRPAAGSGPEDQGAPAPLPDPVTMRLDGKVALVTGAGSPDGIGYATARRLSDLGARVAIVSTTRRIHDRAGELGVTGFVADLTDESEVGALADAVAEQLGDVEVLVNNAGLASRASPEVLRPVAQLSYDEWRGEIDRNLTTAFLCSRAFIGGMAERGWGRIVNLSATAGPVNALPTEAAYAAAKAGVVGLTRALAMEMIADGVTVNAVAPGTIYTAASTMAEIKQGLGTPVGRPGTPDEVAAAITFLCSPAASYITGQMLVVDGGNSVREAQFR encoded by the coding sequence ATGGCGATTGACGCGCGTGCGGCAGACCGGTCCGGCGGCAGGACGAGACGGGATGTCAGCCGGCCCGGCGTGGCTCGACGCTCCCGCCCCGCCGCAGGGTCGGGGCCCGAGGACCAGGGCGCACCGGCCCCGCTGCCCGATCCGGTGACCATGCGGCTGGACGGCAAGGTCGCCCTGGTGACGGGCGCGGGCAGCCCGGACGGCATCGGGTACGCCACCGCGCGGCGACTGTCCGACCTGGGCGCCCGAGTGGCAATCGTCTCCACCACCCGGCGCATTCACGACCGGGCGGGCGAACTCGGCGTGACCGGATTCGTCGCCGACCTGACCGACGAGTCGGAGGTCGGCGCGCTGGCGGACGCGGTCGCCGAACAGCTCGGTGACGTGGAGGTACTGGTCAACAATGCCGGCCTGGCCAGTCGGGCCAGCCCGGAGGTGCTTCGGCCGGTCGCCCAGCTCAGCTACGACGAGTGGCGTGGCGAGATCGATCGGAACCTGACCACGGCGTTCCTGTGCAGCCGGGCGTTCATCGGCGGGATGGCCGAGCGCGGCTGGGGCCGGATCGTGAACCTTTCGGCGACCGCCGGTCCGGTAAACGCGCTGCCCACCGAGGCGGCGTACGCGGCGGCCAAGGCGGGCGTGGTGGGGCTGACCCGGGCGCTGGCGATGGAGATGATCGCCGACGGGGTGACGGTGAACGCGGTGGCGCCCGGCACCATCTACACCGCCGCCTCGACAATGGCCGAGATCAAGCAGGGCCTGGGTACCCCGGTCGGTCGTCCCGGCACCCCGGACGAGGTGGCTGCGGCGATCACCTTCCTCTGCTCGCCGGCAGCGTCCTACATCACCGGCCAGATGCTTGTGGTCGACGGTGGCAACAGCGTGCGGGAGGCCCAGTTCCGCTGA
- a CDS encoding DUF4190 domain-containing protein, with the protein MSQPPEPEQPPSPFEPPPGGQPYGQPPGDQPPHHDQPAYGQPSYEHPGQPPHGQQWGQQPPYAPQVPYGQYGPPSPPGGGGGSGGTNVLAILSLVFAFVFAPAGIALGHLAKRQLRTSGEQGDQLATWGLVLSYIFTGLYLLFCCGWLALVIWAGADGTRT; encoded by the coding sequence GTGAGCCAGCCGCCAGAACCGGAGCAGCCACCGTCGCCCTTCGAGCCGCCGCCAGGTGGGCAGCCGTACGGGCAGCCGCCTGGTGATCAGCCGCCGCATCACGACCAGCCGGCCTACGGGCAGCCGTCGTACGAGCACCCGGGGCAGCCGCCACACGGCCAGCAGTGGGGGCAGCAACCGCCGTACGCCCCCCAGGTGCCCTACGGTCAGTACGGCCCACCGTCACCGCCGGGCGGTGGTGGTGGCAGTGGCGGCACCAATGTGCTCGCCATCCTGTCGCTGGTCTTCGCGTTCGTCTTCGCCCCGGCCGGCATCGCCCTCGGCCACCTGGCCAAGCGCCAGCTCCGCACCAGCGGTGAGCAAGGCGATCAGCTGGCCACCTGGGGCCTGGTGCTCAGCTACATCTTCACCGGGCTCTACCTGCTGTTCTGCTGCGGTTGGCTCGCCCTGGTGATCTGGGCCGGCGCGGACGGCACCCGCACCTGA
- a CDS encoding CoA-binding protein: MRSAEQILAESAVIAVVGASRDPSKAAHRVPAEMQRYGWRIIPVNPTADELFGEPVYRSLADIPHPVDLVDVFRPAEDAVDVVRQAVAIGAPAVWLQLGIVSPRARQIAEEAGLDYVENRCLIVERAAANLTRLG, translated from the coding sequence GTGCGTTCCGCTGAGCAGATCCTCGCCGAATCCGCCGTGATCGCCGTGGTCGGCGCCTCGCGCGACCCGAGCAAGGCCGCGCACCGCGTACCGGCCGAGATGCAGCGGTACGGATGGCGGATCATCCCGGTCAACCCGACCGCCGACGAACTGTTCGGTGAGCCGGTGTACCGGTCGCTTGCCGACATCCCGCACCCGGTCGACCTGGTCGACGTGTTCCGCCCCGCCGAGGATGCGGTCGACGTCGTCCGCCAGGCCGTGGCGATCGGCGCGCCTGCGGTCTGGTTGCAGTTGGGGATCGTCTCGCCCCGGGCCCGTCAGATCGCCGAGGAGGCCGGCCTCGACTATGTCGAGAACCGCTGCCTGATCGTCGAGCGGGCCGCCGCGAATCTCACCCGCCTGGGCTGA
- a CDS encoding Rv2578c family radical SAM protein, protein MRWENLTAPPVGEDPGRAAPATPPLPLALPGATVRTFDTPAFAGMTFYEVRAKSILNKVPGTSRVPFEWTINPYRGCSHACLYCFARNTHTYLDFDAGADFDRQVVVKVNAGELLRRELAAPRWRGAHVAMGTNVDCYQRAEGRYRLMPPIIEALRDFANPFSILTKGTLILRDLPLLRQAARVTRVGVSFSVGFVDGGLWRSVEPGTPSPQRRLDAVRQFADAGFEVGVLMAPILPGLSDSEESIDHTVAAIAAAGAASVTPLPLHLRPGAREWYARWLGREHPHLVPRYRELYRAGAYTPQPYQRELSARVRIAARRHGLHRPDQSDHRQASPPDAPEPVQLSLL, encoded by the coding sequence ATGCGCTGGGAGAACCTGACCGCTCCCCCGGTCGGGGAAGATCCCGGGCGGGCAGCGCCAGCGACTCCACCCCTGCCGCTGGCGCTGCCCGGTGCGACCGTCCGCACCTTCGACACCCCGGCCTTCGCCGGCATGACCTTCTACGAGGTGCGGGCCAAATCGATCCTGAACAAGGTCCCCGGCACGTCTCGCGTCCCCTTCGAGTGGACGATCAACCCGTACCGGGGTTGCAGCCATGCCTGTTTATACTGTTTTGCTCGAAACACCCATACTTATCTCGATTTCGACGCGGGGGCGGACTTCGACCGGCAGGTGGTCGTCAAGGTCAACGCGGGCGAGTTGCTGCGCCGGGAGTTGGCCGCGCCGCGCTGGCGGGGCGCGCACGTGGCGATGGGCACCAACGTCGACTGCTACCAGCGGGCCGAGGGGCGTTACCGGCTCATGCCGCCGATCATCGAGGCGCTGCGTGACTTCGCGAACCCGTTCTCGATCCTGACCAAGGGCACCCTGATCCTGCGGGACCTGCCGTTGCTGCGGCAGGCGGCCCGGGTCACCCGGGTCGGCGTGTCGTTCTCGGTGGGCTTCGTCGACGGCGGGCTGTGGCGGTCGGTCGAGCCGGGCACTCCGAGCCCGCAGCGGCGGCTCGACGCCGTACGCCAGTTCGCCGACGCCGGTTTCGAGGTGGGGGTGCTGATGGCACCGATCCTGCCCGGCCTCAGCGACTCCGAGGAGTCCATCGACCACACGGTGGCGGCGATCGCCGCCGCCGGGGCCGCCAGCGTGACGCCGCTGCCGCTGCACCTACGCCCCGGCGCCCGCGAGTGGTACGCGCGCTGGCTCGGCCGGGAACACCCGCACCTGGTTCCCCGCTACCGGGAGCTGTACCGGGCGGGTGCCTACACCCCACAGCCGTATCAGCGGGAGCTGTCCGCGCGGGTACGCATCGCCGCGCGCCGTCATGGCCTGCACCGGCCCGACCAGAGCGACCACCGCCAGGCGTCGCCACCGGACGCACCAGAGCCGGTCCAACTCAGTCTGCTCTGA
- a CDS encoding DUF393 domain-containing protein — protein MERPTFVYDGDCAFCTSCAEFIERRIPTGARVVPWQFADLDRLGLTEAECEEAVQWVGLDGSRAAGPDAIAALLGSSGRVWRIAGAGLRFAPVRAAAWPAYRWVARNRHRMPGGTAACSLPQATRERLYGPPSS, from the coding sequence ATGGAGAGGCCCACCTTCGTCTACGACGGGGACTGCGCGTTCTGCACGAGCTGTGCCGAGTTCATCGAGCGCCGCATCCCGACCGGCGCCCGCGTGGTGCCCTGGCAGTTCGCCGATCTCGACCGCCTCGGTCTGACCGAGGCGGAGTGTGAAGAGGCGGTGCAGTGGGTGGGGCTCGACGGCAGCCGCGCCGCCGGCCCGGACGCCATCGCCGCCCTGCTGGGTAGCAGCGGCCGAGTGTGGCGGATCGCCGGGGCAGGGCTCCGCTTCGCGCCGGTACGCGCCGCCGCCTGGCCCGCGTACCGCTGGGTGGCCCGCAACCGGCACCGGATGCCCGGCGGTACGGCCGCCTGCTCCCTGCCGCAGGCGACCCGCGAGCGGCTCTACGGCCCGCCGAGCAGCTGA
- a CDS encoding MFS transporter permease: MSRWLTEPVPRARVAAFRTLVYLFVAGDLLIFTPWVRARVDVSADLYQPLFVGRVLPLPTPTAALVSAIFWALLLLALLAATGRAPRLLGWAVFALYLQWMIIAMSYGKVDHDRFALLVALAVLPTVGRARHGDPTRTEAGGWALRVTQLAVICTYFLAAWAKFRFGGLDWATGSVLAKAIIRRGTELADLIAQVPHLLLVAQFGILAFELLSPLIFVLPERWRLATVGFFYSFHLVTIATITISFAPHLVAMTSFLPLEKVRPVVALRWLLARRPGQGGRDPAIPAPPVTADSASPAG; encoded by the coding sequence GTGAGCCGCTGGTTGACCGAGCCGGTGCCGCGCGCCCGCGTCGCCGCCTTCCGCACCCTGGTCTACCTCTTCGTCGCCGGTGACCTGCTGATCTTCACTCCCTGGGTACGCGCCCGGGTCGACGTCTCGGCCGACCTGTACCAGCCGCTCTTCGTCGGGCGCGTCCTGCCGCTGCCGACCCCCACCGCGGCGCTGGTCAGCGCGATCTTCTGGGCGTTGCTGCTGCTCGCCCTGCTCGCCGCCACCGGCCGTGCGCCCCGGTTGCTCGGCTGGGCCGTCTTCGCGCTCTACCTCCAGTGGATGATCATCGCGATGAGCTACGGGAAGGTGGACCACGACCGGTTCGCCCTGCTCGTCGCGCTGGCCGTGCTGCCGACCGTGGGCCGAGCCCGGCACGGGGATCCGACCAGGACCGAGGCGGGCGGCTGGGCGTTACGGGTCACCCAGCTCGCGGTGATCTGCACCTACTTCCTCGCCGCCTGGGCGAAGTTCCGCTTCGGCGGCCTGGACTGGGCAACCGGTTCGGTGCTGGCCAAGGCGATCATCCGGCGCGGCACCGAGCTGGCCGATCTGATCGCCCAGGTCCCCCACCTGTTGCTCGTCGCCCAGTTCGGCATCCTCGCCTTCGAACTACTCAGCCCGTTGATCTTCGTACTGCCCGAGCGCTGGCGGCTCGCCACGGTCGGTTTCTTCTACTCGTTCCACCTGGTCACCATCGCGACCATCACCATCTCGTTCGCCCCGCACCTGGTCGCCATGACCAGCTTCCTGCCGCTGGAGAAAGTCCGTCCGGTGGTCGCACTGCGCTGGCTGCTGGCCCGCCGGCCCGGTCAGGGTGGCCGAGACCCGGCCATACCCGCACCACCGGTCACCGCCGACTCGGCATCGCCGGCCGGCTGA
- the trxA gene encoding thioredoxin, whose amino-acid sequence MATVELTTANFDQVTESDGIVLVDFWAEWCGPCKRFAPVYERSSDKHSDITFGKVDTEAQQELAAKFDIRSIPTIMAIRDGVIVFAQPGALPESALENLIEQVRALDMDDVRKKLAEHKH is encoded by the coding sequence ATGGCAACCGTCGAGCTGACCACGGCTAACTTCGACCAGGTGACCGAGAGCGATGGCATCGTTCTGGTCGACTTCTGGGCCGAGTGGTGCGGCCCCTGTAAGCGGTTCGCTCCGGTCTACGAGCGCTCGTCGGACAAGCACTCCGACATCACCTTCGGCAAGGTGGACACCGAGGCGCAGCAGGAACTCGCCGCCAAGTTCGACATCCGGTCGATCCCCACGATCATGGCCATCCGCGACGGCGTGATCGTCTTCGCCCAGCCGGGCGCCCTGCCGGAGTCGGCGCTGGAGAACCTCATCGAGCAGGTCCGCGCGCTCGACATGGACGACGTACGCAAGAAGCTCGCCGAGCACAAGCACTGA
- a CDS encoding RNA methyltransferase, with protein sequence MTGEQLDIGVGPWLGDPPDDPRYDPELLAEGDRRNVVDRYRYWRREAVVADLDRRRHDFHVAIENWQHDLNIGTVVRNANAFLAAEVHIVGRRRWNRRGAMVTDRYQHVRHHETIEQFAAWATREALPLVGIDNLPGSRPLETTTLPRRCVLLFGQEGPGLSDAARDACDQLFSIAQYGSTRSINAGVASGIAMHAWIRAYAGPPPD encoded by the coding sequence GTGACCGGCGAGCAGCTTGACATCGGTGTGGGACCCTGGCTCGGGGATCCGCCCGACGACCCTCGGTACGACCCGGAACTGCTCGCCGAAGGCGACCGGCGCAACGTCGTCGATCGTTACCGGTACTGGCGGCGGGAGGCCGTGGTCGCCGATCTGGACCGCCGACGGCACGACTTCCACGTGGCGATCGAGAACTGGCAGCACGACCTCAACATCGGCACGGTGGTCCGCAACGCGAACGCGTTCCTCGCCGCCGAGGTGCACATCGTCGGCCGGCGCCGATGGAACCGGCGGGGCGCCATGGTGACCGACCGCTACCAGCACGTACGGCACCACGAGACGATCGAGCAGTTTGCCGCCTGGGCCACCCGGGAGGCGCTGCCGCTGGTCGGCATCGACAACCTGCCCGGTTCCCGTCCGCTGGAGACCACCACCCTGCCCCGGCGGTGTGTCCTGCTCTTCGGCCAGGAGGGTCCGGGCCTGTCGGACGCCGCGCGGGACGCCTGCGACCAGCTCTTTTCCATCGCCCAGTACGGCTCGACCCGATCCATAAACGCCGGCGTGGCGAGCGGGATCGCGATGCACGCCTGGATCCGCGCGTACGCCGGACCCCCGCCGGACTGA
- a CDS encoding DUF6758 family protein, whose amino-acid sequence MSCPRCGGSVRPPDLMHAESRCLDCGPVAPLHVPEHIGAEIVASVVERIQAQEEPGRPAVPLWCPWPLPPGWTTTGVAWAGDDRLGVRATAVACAGPAPLGAGPADLVFVAEEPGVGLGARYAGVPGPDAGPELAEALTEPGPGHPGHVGRAAVRAAGHPTPLWLVNSRTDRSAYVGEARGLWLYAIAWPASAGHLLAEDVLLHDLVEWTPSELVYGAPSPYLHGKA is encoded by the coding sequence GTGAGTTGCCCCAGATGCGGTGGATCCGTGCGGCCACCGGATCTGATGCACGCCGAGTCCCGCTGCCTCGACTGCGGGCCGGTCGCACCGCTGCACGTCCCGGAGCACATCGGGGCCGAGATCGTGGCCAGCGTCGTGGAGCGCATCCAGGCACAGGAGGAGCCTGGGCGGCCGGCGGTGCCGCTCTGGTGCCCCTGGCCGTTGCCGCCGGGCTGGACCACGACCGGCGTGGCGTGGGCGGGCGACGACCGGCTCGGAGTACGCGCCACCGCGGTCGCCTGCGCCGGCCCCGCGCCGCTCGGTGCGGGCCCCGCCGACCTGGTTTTCGTGGCCGAGGAGCCGGGAGTGGGACTCGGCGCGCGGTACGCGGGCGTACCCGGCCCGGACGCCGGCCCGGAATTGGCCGAGGCGTTGACCGAACCTGGCCCGGGGCATCCCGGTCATGTCGGGCGGGCAGCGGTCCGGGCGGCCGGCCACCCAACTCCACTGTGGTTGGTTAATTCCCGGACAGATCGAAGCGCGTACGTCGGCGAGGCTCGGGGATTGTGGCTGTATGCGATAGCCTGGCCGGCGAGCGCGGGACATCTGCTCGCCGAGGACGTGCTGCTGCACGACCTGGTCGAGTGGACACCATCCGAGCTCGTGTACGGCGCACCATCTCCGTACCTGCACGGGAAGGCTTGA
- a CDS encoding PH domain-containing protein — protein MGSPSGPPFDPDDPDRARRERDTEPIPRIDPDDGPYGSETRRSDGPIFSDDAGYGDGPGYGGDPRSGRAWVRDPEAGYQPPQISEEELAGLRADASGMTPRRVLPLEDEPSSLVARYLFPTERYRGEWKRHWIHLATPLIVGIAATFVLGYLSGFLAGQDVGALTTIAVLLWFAVMGWVAWRVADWWYDRFILTNKRVMVVNGIITRRVAMMPLTRVTDMKYEQSPAGRALNYGTFVLESAGQEQALREVKNLPNPNELYLRVVEEMYEPQAVEARLGKEQDEAKADDGA, from the coding sequence ATGGGCAGCCCCTCCGGTCCGCCGTTCGATCCCGACGACCCAGACCGGGCCCGCCGGGAGCGCGACACCGAGCCGATTCCCCGGATCGACCCCGACGACGGTCCGTACGGCTCCGAAACCCGCCGTAGCGACGGCCCGATCTTTTCGGACGATGCCGGTTACGGCGACGGTCCGGGCTACGGCGGCGACCCCCGGTCGGGACGCGCCTGGGTGCGCGACCCGGAGGCTGGCTACCAGCCGCCGCAGATCTCCGAGGAGGAGTTGGCGGGGCTCCGGGCCGATGCCAGTGGGATGACCCCGCGCCGGGTCCTGCCACTTGAGGACGAGCCCAGCTCGCTTGTGGCGCGCTACCTCTTCCCGACCGAGCGCTACCGGGGCGAGTGGAAGCGACACTGGATCCACCTCGCCACCCCGCTCATCGTCGGCATCGCCGCCACCTTCGTGCTCGGCTACCTCTCCGGCTTCCTCGCCGGGCAGGACGTCGGTGCCCTCACCACCATCGCGGTCCTGCTCTGGTTCGCCGTGATGGGCTGGGTGGCCTGGCGGGTGGCCGACTGGTGGTACGACCGATTCATCCTGACCAACAAGCGGGTCATGGTGGTCAACGGCATCATCACCCGGCGGGTCGCGATGATGCCGCTGACCCGGGTCACCGACATGAAGTACGAGCAGTCGCCAGCCGGTCGCGCACTCAATTACGGCACCTTCGTGCTGGAGTCCGCCGGCCAGGAACAGGCACTGCGCGAGGTGAAGAACCTGCCCAACCCCAACGAGCTCTACCTGCGTGTGGTCGAGGAGATGTACGAGCCGCAGGCGGTCGAGGCCCGGCTGGGCAAGGAGCAGGACGAGGCCAAGGCCGACGACGGCGCCTGA
- a CDS encoding SigE family RNA polymerase sigma factor, with amino-acid sequence MADSDPLEEEFRDFVTARSGALLRSAYLLTGDWGTAEDLLQTALTKTYLAWKRLGGIEAIEPYARRVMVNTSTSWWRRRWHGERPTAVLPERAAADVIEQQLDRDVLWRHLRALPARQRAVLVLRFYEDMSEAQTAALLNISPGTVKSQTSRALATLRRRIGTEEALVLPGSEAPSAAPPPTAVRATTGRSGARTTANRSSGTPATANRSGTPATANRSSGTPATAGRFGQPSPVPAGDLPGRPTAPTPPVAPPPVEHPPPVAAQPRGALAGERR; translated from the coding sequence GTGGCCGACAGCGACCCGCTGGAGGAGGAGTTCCGTGATTTCGTCACGGCCCGCTCCGGCGCGCTGCTGCGGAGCGCGTACCTGTTGACCGGGGACTGGGGCACCGCGGAGGACCTGCTCCAGACGGCGTTGACCAAGACGTACCTGGCCTGGAAGCGGCTCGGCGGGATCGAGGCGATCGAACCGTACGCCCGCCGGGTCATGGTCAACACCTCGACCAGTTGGTGGCGACGCCGCTGGCACGGCGAACGGCCGACCGCGGTGCTGCCCGAGCGGGCCGCCGCCGACGTGATCGAGCAGCAGCTCGACCGGGACGTGCTCTGGCGGCACCTGCGTGCGCTGCCCGCCCGCCAGCGTGCGGTGCTGGTGCTGCGTTTCTACGAGGACATGTCGGAAGCGCAGACCGCGGCTCTGCTGAACATCTCGCCGGGCACCGTCAAGAGCCAGACCTCCCGGGCACTGGCCACCCTGCGTCGGCGGATCGGCACGGAGGAGGCGCTCGTGCTGCCCGGCTCCGAGGCGCCGTCCGCCGCACCGCCGCCCACCGCCGTGCGGGCGACGACCGGCCGGTCCGGCGCGCGGACGACGGCCAACCGCTCCTCCGGTACGCCCGCCACGGCCAACCGTTCCGGTACGCCCGCCACGGCCAACCGCTCCTCCGGTACGCCCGCCACGGCTGGCCGGTTCGGGCAGCCATCGCCGGTGCCGGCCGGCGATCTGCCTGGCCGGCCCACGGCGCCAACGCCACCGGTCGCGCCGCCACCCGTCGAACATCCGCCTCCGGTCGCCGCGCAGCCGCGTGGTGCGCTGGCCGGAGAGCGTCGGTGA